The Streptomyces racemochromogenes DNA segment AAGGGCGTGGTCATGGGCATATCCGACAAGGTGAAGTCCGTCGACCCCGCATCGGGCTACGACCCGGGCTCCTGGCTGCTCTTCAACAACGTCTTCCAGTCCCTGCTGACGTTCCCCAAGGGCGGCACCACCCCCGAGCCCGACGCCGCCCAGGCCTGCAACTTCGAGGGCGGCGACAGCAAGGTGTACAAGTGCACCCTGCGCAGCGGCCTGAAGTTCAGCAACGGCAACAGCCTCACCTCGAAGGACGTCAAGTTCTCCTTCGAACGCACGCTGAAGATCAACGACGCCAACGGCCCCGCCGTCATGCTGTCGTCGATCGCGAGCATCGAGGCCCCCGACGAGAAGACCGTCGTCTTCAGGCTGAAGTCCTCCGACGCCACCTTCCCCAGCAAGATCGCGTCGGGCGCGGGCGCCATCGTCGACCACAAGGAATACCCAGCCGACAAGCTCCGCACCGACAACAAGGCCGTCGGCTCCGGCGTCTACAAGCTGGACGCCTTCAGCGAGAAGAGCGCCAACTTCTCCGTCAACGACTCCTACAGCGGCAAGGCCAAGGCCAAGAACACCGGCGTCACGCTGAAGTTCTTCAACGGCGACCAGGCCGGCCTCAAGACCGTCCTGGAGAGCGGCGACGTCGACTTCGCCTTCCGCGGCCTCGCCGCCAAGGACATCGCCGGCCTCGCCGCCACCAAGACCGGCGACAACAAGGTCGACGTCGTCCAGGGCACCGGCGCAGAAGTCGAGCACATGGTCTTCAACGTCAACGACCCCGTCGTCGGCAAGCTCCCCGTCCGCAAGGCCATCGCCTACCTCGTCGACCGCGAAGCGCTCGTCAAGGACGTGTACGCGGGCACCGCCGCCCCGCTCTACTCGATCGTCCCGGCCGGCATCGCCGGACACACCACCCCCTACTTCGACCGCTACGGCGGCTCGCCGCAGCTGGAGAAGGCCAAGGCGGTCCTGAAGGCCGCCAACATCACCGGCAAGATCAAGCTGACCCTGTGGTCCACGCCGTCCCGCTACGGCCCCTCCACCGACCACCAGTTCCAGGTCATCGCCAAGCAGCTCAACGACAGCGGCCTCTTCGACGCCGACGTCAAGTCCGTCGAGTTCGAGCAGTACGAGAAGGACATCGACGCCGGCAAGTACGGCGTCTACGTCAAGGGCTGGGTCCCCGACTACCCCGACGCCGACAACTTCACCCAGCCGTTCTTCGGCCCGGACAACGTCCTGCGCAACAACTACGACAACAAGGAGATCAGCGGGACCATCATCCCCGCCACCTCCACCAAGTCCGACCGCACCGCGGCCAACACGGACTACACCCGCCTCCAGGACATCGTCGCCGACGAGCTCCCGATCCTCCCGCTCTGGCAGAGCAAGCAGTACGCCGTCGCCCGCCAGAACGTGACCGGCCTCCAGTGGTCCCTGGACGCCTCCACGGTCTTCCGCTTCTGGGAGATCAGCAAGGGCTGACCCGGCCCCGGACACACCTGCGCCCCGGCACCCGAGAAGGGAGCCGGGGCGCAGCCGTACCCGCGGGGCCGTACGCCCTACTGCGCCCCCGGCCGCACCAGACCGCTCTCGTACGCGTACACCGCCGCCTGCACCCGGTCGCGCAGACCCAGCTTCGTCAGCACGTGCCCCACGTGCGTCTTCACCGTCGTCTCGCTGACGAACAGGTCCGCCGCGATCTCCGCGTTCGACAGCCCCCGGGCCACCAGCCTCAACACCTCCACCTCACGCTCGGTCAGCGTCCCCAGCGTGTCCGGCAGACCCTGCTCACCCGACGGCAGATGACCGGCGTACTTGTCCAGCAACCGCCGCGTGATGCTCGGCGCCAGCATCGCCTCACCCGCCGCGACCACCCGGATCGCCTGCACCAGCTCCGTCGCCGGCGCGTCCTTCAACAGGAACCCGCTCGCCCCCGCCCGCAGCGCCTCCACCACGTACTCGTCCAGATCGAACGTGGTCAGCACCAGCACCTTCGCCGGCCCGTTCCGCTCCGGCCCGGTGATCTGCCGGGTCGCCTCCACCCCGTCCATCCGTGGCATCCGGATGTCCATCAGCACCACGTCCGGCTGCAGCGCCCGCACCTGCTCCAACGCCTGCAGACCGTCCCCGGCCTCACCCACCACCACCAGGTCCCCCTCCGCCTCCAGAATCATCCGGAAGCCGGTGCGCAGCAGTGGCTGGTCGTCGACCAGCAGGACGCGGATCGCCACGGGGTACCTCGTATTCATCGGGCGGCAACGGCGGACGCCGCCCATTCTGCCCTGGCCGGCCGATCAGGAACCGGCCGGGCGATCCGCCCCGTCCCGAGGCCGCACCACCAGCGGATACACCGGGGGAGTGCCCCCGAACTCCGGACACACCGACCGATGGTCACACCACCCGCACAGCTTCGTCGGCCGCGGCCGCCAGTCACCCGTCTCCGTCGCCTCCCGGATCGCCTCCCACAGCGCGTGCAGCTTCCGCTCCACCCGCTCCAGGTCCGCCGGCACCGGGTCGTACGTCAGCACGTCCCCGCTCCCCAGATACACCAGCTGCAGCCGCCGCGGCACCACCTGCCGCAGCCGCCACACCACCAGCGCGTAGAACTTCATCTGGAACAGCGCACCCTCCGCGTACTCCGGCCGCGGCGCCTTGCCCGTCTTGTAGTCGACGATCCGCACCTCACCCGTCGCCGCCACGTCCACCCGGTCGATGATCCCGCGCAGCCGCAGCCCCGACTCCAGCTCCGCCTCCACGAAGAACTCCCGCTCCACCGGCTCCAGCCGCGTCGGGTCCTCCAACGTGAACCAGCGCTCCACCAGCGCCTCCGCCTCCGACAGCCAGCGCGCCAGCCCCGCCCCCTCGTCCCCCTCCGGGAACAGGTCCGCCAGCTCCGGCTTCGCCTCCAGCAGCCGCTCCCACTGCCCCGGCAGCAGCTCCTTCGCCCGCGGCACCGTCCGCTCGTGCGCCGGATGATCGAAGAGCCGCTCCAGCACCGCGTGCACCAGCGTCCCCCGCGTCGCCGCCGCACTCGGCTTCTCCGGAAGCCGGTCGATCACCCGGAACCGGTACAGCAACGGGCACTGCATGAAGTCACCGGCCCGCGACGGGGACAGCGAGGTCGGCCGGGAAACACCCGTAGAAGCATCTGCGGAACCGGCACCGGGGGTCGTCGTCATGCGTAAAACCCTACGACCCGGGACAGACAGCACGCGCATACCATCGACTACGGGCTCCTCGCCCTGCATGATCGGAGCATCACACCGCGCAACAGCGCACCGCGCCACCGACGCGACGCGACCCCCCGCAAGCACCGCACGAACGAAGGAAAACCGTGGCAGACACCGACGAATCCGGCGAGCGCAGGTCCAAGCGCTCCGACCCGGGCGGCGGCATCCTCATGGGCCGCCCCTTCGGCGTGCCCGTCTACGTCTCGCCCAGCTGGTTCCTCGTCGCCGCGCTCATCACCTGGGTCTTCGGAGACCAGCTCGACCGGGTCCTGCCCGACCTCGGCCCCGCCCGCTACCTCGTCTCCCTCTTCTTCGCCGTCGCCTTCTACGCCTCCGTCCTCGTCCACGAACTGGCACACACCATCGCCGCGCTCCGCTACAAACTCCCCGTGCGCCGCATCCAGCTCCAGTTCTTCGGCGGCGTCTCCGAGATCGAGAAGGAGTCCGAGACCCCCGGCCGCGAATTCGTCCTCGCCTTCGTCGGCCCCCTCCTCTCCCTCGCCCTCGCCGGAGCCTTCTACCTCGGCATGAAGGCCGTCCACCCCGCCACCGTCCCCGGCGTCCTCCTCGCCGGCCTGATGATCTCCAACCTCCTCGTCGCCGCCTTCAACCTCCTGCCCGGCCTCCCCCTCGACGGCGGCCGCATGCTCCGCGCCGTCATCTGGGGCATCACCGGCAAACCCATGACCGGCACCGTCGCCGCCGCCTGGGTCGGCCGCGCCCTCGCCGTCACCGTCCTCATCGGACTGCCCCTCCTCACCCAGACCGGGGTCCTCGGCAACCCCACCCGGGAAATCGGCGGCATGGACACCGTCATGGACGCCCTCCTCGCCGCGATCCTGGCCGCCATCATCTGGACCGGCGCCGGCAACAGCCTCCGCATGGCCCGCCTGCGCGAACACCTCCCCGAACTCCGCGCCCGCGCCCTCACCCGCCGCGCCATCCCCGTCCAGACCGCCACCCCCCTCTCCGAAGCCCTCCGCCGCGCCAACGAAGCCGGAGCCCGCGCCCTCGTCGTCGTCGACGGCCAGGGCGACCCCACCGCCATCGTCCGCGAGACAGCCATCGCCTCCGTCCCCGAACACCGCCGCCCCTGGGTCGCCGTCAGCACCCTCGCCCAGGACCTCACCGACGGCATGAAGGTTTCCGCGGACCTCACCGGCGAAGAACTCCTCGACCACCTCCGCGCCACCCCCGCCACCGAATACCTCGTCCTCGAACCCACCGGCGAGATCTACGGCGTCCTGTCCACCCTCGACGTCGAGAAGGCCTTCGTGAAGGCCATGGCGCGGCCCCAGTCCTGAAGCCAATACACTGGTCACATGTCCGAACCGACCGGTGCCGCCCGCCGACGCGGGCCCTTCGAGGTCGGGGACCAGGTTCAGCTCACCGACCCCAAGGGCCGCCACTACACGTTCACGCTCGAAGCCGGGAAGAATTTCCACACCCACAAGGGTTCCTTCCCCCACGACGAGCTGATCGGTGCTCCCGAGGGCAGTGTTGTCCGTACCACGGGGAACGTCGCGTACCTCGCGCTGCGCCCCCTGCTCCCCGACTATGTCCTGTCCATGCCCCGCGGCGCCGCCGTGGTCTACCCCAAGGACGCGGGCCAGATCCTGGCCTTCGCCGACATCTTCCCCGGCGCCCGCGTCGTGGAGGCAGGAGTGGGCTCCGGCTCCCTCAGCAGCTTCCTGCTGCGCGCCATCGGTGACCAGGGCATGCTCCACAGCTACGAGCGCCGCGCGGACTTCGCAGAGATCGCCACGGCCAACGTCGAGCGCTACTTCGGCGGCCCCCACCCCGCGTGGCAGCTGACCGTCGGCGACCTCCAGGACAACCTGTCCGACACCGACGTCGACCGCGTCATCCTCGACATGCTCGCCCCCTGGGAGTGCCTGGAGGCCGTCTCCAAGGCCCTCGTCCCCGGCGGCATCCTCTGCTGCTACGTGGCCACCACCACCCAGCTCTCGCGCACCGTCGAGTCCATCCGCGAGTTCGGCTGCTACGCCGAGCCGCAGCCGTGGGAATCGATGATCCGCAACTGGCACGTCGAAGGCCTCGCCGTCCGCCCCGACCACCGGATGATCGGCCACACCGGCTTCCTCGTCACCGCCCGCCGCCTCGCCGACGGCGTCGAGCCCCCCATGCGCCGCCGCCGCCCCTCCAAGGGCGCCTACGGCGAGGACTACGAGGGCCCCGGCAGCGACCGCTCCGCGTAGCGCACCCCGCCAACACGAAGGCGCTGTGGCGCAGTTCCCCCTGTGAACCGGGAACTGCGCCACAGCGCCTTCTCGTTGCCGGGAGGCGGCCTCGTGCGGGTCGGACCCGGCCGTTCCACTCCCGTGTGACGTGTGGCACGATGCTGGCTCCCCGTCACCCTTCGCACAGGAGACACCCGGCGTGCTGCACAGCCCCACCGACCTGGCGCACCGTCGCACCAGGCCCCTCCACTGGCTCGCCACGGCCACCGCCCTCGCCGCCGTCATAGCCGGCGCCGGACTGCTCCAGCCAGGCCGGGCCACCGGAGCCACCCCCGCGCCCGGCCCGGACGCCGCCCCGTCAGCGACGGCCCCCGACGCGCACGCGGCCGCGTACCCCCTCGACTGCAAGGGCACCCCGCACACCGTCACCGAAACCGCCCAGGGCGACCTCGACGGCGACGGCCGCCCCGAGACCGTCGCGGCCGTCCGCTGCGACGCCGGCACCGGCACCCCGCCCCACGCCCTCTACGTACTGGCCCAGGGCCCGCAGGAGGGCTCCGCCCCCCGGGTCGTCGCCACCCTCCTCGACGCCGGACGCCGACGCACCGTGACGGACCTCACCATCGGCGACGGCACCGTCACCGCACGCCTGCTCGGCTACTCCTCACCCTCCGTGCCGCGCTACGAACCCGATGTGAAGGAGCTCGCCACCTGGCGCTGGGCCGTCGGGAAATTCCGCCAGGAGCTGACGGATTCAGCCGCGGGACGTGTTTGAAGCGTCACTCCGCGTCCGGGCCGTACACCTCGACCCTGTCCGAAACGCGGCGCACGTGGATGCAGTCCCCCGGACATTCCTTGGCCGAATCGACCACGTCCTGCAGGAGCACCAGAGGAACCGGAGTGGTCGCCCCCGCCTCCTGCAGCAGTTCGTCGTCGGCGCTCTTCACGTACGCCAGACCATCGATGTCCAGCTCGAACACCTCCGGGGCGTACTGCACGCAGATGCCGTCCCCGGTGCACAGGTCCTGGTCGATCCAGACCTCCAGCGGCTCCCCGGCCCCGTCGGAACCACCTGTCGGGGCCTCCTGCTGCACGGTCATATCTCCTGCCGTTTCCTGCTCTGAGTGATCCGCCCCGAACACGACTCGCGGCAAGTCGCGCCAGCCCTGGCGGGTGTTGAACGCTTCGACCTTACAACCGGCTGCTTTCCGATGTTGAACGGTGGGTATTTCCCTGGCGTGAGGGAGTACGCAAGGGTGAAGATCGGACACACCTCTACCGTCTTTGTGATCTAGGGGTTTCAATCACCACCAGCCCAGGTAGGGTCAGGAAGCGTCCAGCTCCCCTTGGAGGAGGTGAGGACCGTGGCAGCCCACGACGACGACATCAACCGCGGCATCCGGCCCGGGCGAGGGTCTGAGGACCCCGCTGGCCAGGTTGCCTATCTCGAGCAGGAAATCGCCGTCCTGCGACGCAAGCTCGCCGACTCTCCGCGGCACACGAGGATTCTCGAAGAGCGGATCGTCGAGCTCCAGACGAATCTGGCAGGCGTCTCCGCGCAGAACGAACGCCTGGCGAACACCCTCCGTGAGGCCCGCGACCAGATCGTGGCCCTCAAGGAAGAAGTCGACCGGCTCGCACAGCCGCCGGCCGGCTTCGGTGTCTTCCTTCAGGCGAACGAGGATGGCACCGTCGACATCTTCACCGGCGGGCGCAAGCTCCGCGTGAACGTGAGCCCCAGCGTCGACCCGGAAGACCTCCGGCGCGGCCAGGAGGTCATGCTCAACGAAGCGCTCAACGTGGTCGAGGCCATGGAATTCGAGCGGGCCGGGGACATCGTCACCCTCAAGGAAATCCTCGAGGACGGCGAGCGCGCCCTGGTGGTCGGGCACACCGACGAGGAGAGGGTGGTGAGGCTCGCCGAGCCGCTCCTGGACATCACCATCCGCCCCGGCGACGCCCTCCTGCTCGAACCCCGCTCCGGCTACGTCTACGAGGTCGTCCCCAAGAGCGAGGTCGAGGACCTGGTCCTCGAAGAGGTCCCGGACATCGACTACGACAAGATCGGCGGCCTGGGCGACCAGATCGAGCTGATCCGCGACGCCGTCGAGCTCCCGTACCTCTACCCCGACCTCTTCAAGGAGCACGAACTGCGGCCCCCGAAGGGCATCCTGCTCTACGGCCCGCCCGGCTGCGGCAAGACGCTCATCGCCAAGGCCGTCGCCAACTCCCTTGCCAAGAAGGTCGCGGAAGTGACCGGGCAGGCGGCCGGCAAGTCGTACTTCCTGAACATCAAGGGACCCGAGCTCCTCAACAAGTACGTCGGCGAGACCGAGCGGCACATCCGCCTCGTCTTCCAGCGTGCGAGGGAGAAGGCGAGCGAGGGCACCCCCGTCATCGTCTTCTTCGACGAGATGGAATCCCTCTTCCGCACCCGCGGATCCGGCGTCAGCTCGGACGTGGAGAACACCATCGTCCCCCAGCTGCTCGCCGAGATCGACGGCGTGGAAGGCCTGGAGAACGTCATCGTCATCGGCGCCTCCAACCGCGAGGACATGATCGACCCGGCCATCCTGCGCCCCGGCCGCCTCGACGTGAAGATCAAGATCGAGCGCCCGGACGCCGAGGCGGCGAAGGACATCTTCGCCAAGTACCTCAAGGCCTCGCTCCCGCTCCACACGGACGACCTCAGCGAACACTCCGGCTCGCCCCAGGTGGCCGTCCACAGCATGATCCAGACCGTGGTCGAGCAGATGTACGCCGAATCCGAGGAGAACCGCTTCCTCGAGGTCACGTACGCCAACGGCGACAAGGAAGTCCTGTACTTCAAGGACTTCAACTCCGGCGCCATGATCCAGAACATCGTGGACCGGGCCAAGAAGATGGCCATCAAGGCCTTCCTCGAACACAACCAGAAGGGCCTGAGGGTCTCCCACCTCCTCCAGGCCTGCGTGGACGAGTTCAAGGAGAACGAGGACCTGCCCAACACCACCAACCCGGACGACTGGGCCCGCATCTCCGGAAAGAAGGGCGAGCGGATCGTATTCATCCGCACGCTCGTCACCGGAAAGCAGGGCGCGGACACCGGACGCTCCATCGACACGGTGGCGAACACAGGTCAGTACCTCTGACGGAGCGAGGCGGCCGCGGGTGCCTCACACGGCACCCGCGGCCGACTGCTTTACCGCCCCGCATTCACGGCCGGCCTTGGCCCCGCCCTTTTCAGCCGGTGACAAGGCGAATTCAATGACTGAAATGATCTCCCCACCAGCGCGGAGTGGTTCTAGGCTCTTCCGTACCGCCGGTCGCGCAGCGCGGGGACGGGCACCGCACACGACGCACCGGAGCACCAGCGGTACTTGAGCGCCGCTCCCGAACGGGAGCGCCGCCGGGCAAGGAGGGCCGCATGACCGTACGGCGAGTAATGGGGATCGAAACGGAGTACGGGATCTCCGTTCCGGGGCACCCGAACGCCAATGCCATGCTCACCTCGTCCCAGATCGTCAACGCCTACGCGGCGGCGATGCACCGGGCGCGACGCGCCCGCTGGGATTTCGAGGAGGAGAATCCGCTGCGGGACGCCCGCGGCTTCGACCTCGCCCGCGAGGCCGCCGACAGCAGCCAGCTGACCGACGAGGACATCGGCCTCGCCAACGTCATCCTCACGAACGGCGCGCGCCTCTACGTCGACCACGCCCACCCCGAGTACAGCTCGCCCGAGGTCACCAACCCCCTCGACGCCGTCCTCTGGGACAAGGCCGGCGAACGGATCATGGCCGAGGCCGCCGAGCGGGCCGCCCAGCTGCCCGGCGCCCAGCCGATCCACCTCTACAAGAACAACACCGACAACAAGGGCGCCTCCTACGGCACGCACGAGAACTACCTGATGAAGCGGGAGACCCCCTTCTCGGACATCGTGCGCCACCTGACCCCCTTCTTCGTCTCCCGCCAGGTCGTCACCGGGGCCGGCCGCATCGGCATCGGCCAGGACGGCCGCGAGCACGGCTTCCAGATCAGCCAGCGGGCCGACTACTTCGAGGTCGAGGTCGGGCTGGAGACCACCCTCAAGCGGCCCATCATCAACACCCGCGACGAACCCCACTCGGACGCCGAGAAGTACCGCCGCCTCCACGTGATCATCGGCGACGCGAACCTCTCCGAGATCTCCACGTACCTCAAGCTGGGCACGACCGCGCTCGTCCTGTCCATGATCGAGGACGGCTTCATCAACGTCGACCTCGCCGTGGACCAGCCCGTCCGCACCCTCCACCAGGTCTCCCACGACCCCTCCCTCCAGCACCTCATCACGCTGCGCAGCGGGCGCACCCTGACCGCCGTACAGCTCCAGATGGAGTACTTCGAGCTGGCCAGGAAGTACGTGGACGAGCGGTTCGGGACGGACGCGGACGAGCAGACCAAGGACGTCCTGGGACGCTGGGAGGACGTACTGGGCCGGCTGGAGACCGACCCGATGAGCCTGGCCGGGGAGCTGGACTGGATCGCCAAGCGGGAGATCCTGGAGGGCTACCGGCGCCGTGACGGTCTCGACTGGGACGCGGCCCGCCTCCACCTGGTGGACCTCCAGTACTCGGACGTACGGCCCGAGAAGGGCCTGTACAACCGCCTGGCCGCCCGCGGCAAGATGAAGCGGCTGCTGGACGAGCCGGCGGTGGAGCGGGCCGAGAGCAAGCCGCCGGAGGACACCCGGGCGTACTTCCGCGGCCGGTGTCTGGAGCAGTACGCGGACGACGTGGCGGCGGCGTCCTGGGACTCGGTGATCTTCGACCTCCCGGGCCGCGACTCCCTCCAGCGGGTCCCCACCCTGGAGCCCCTCCGGGGGACCCGCAACCACGTCAAGGAGCTCCTGGACCGCTGCCGCACGGCGGAGGACCTGGTCCGGGTGCTTTCCGGACAGTGAATGCCGCCTTCGGGGCCTGAAAGGGCCCCGGCCCGGGAATCATGAAGGCACCCGGACGTTGTGAAAGTACGGGGACGAACGCCGGGCCCTCCTTGTAGGGTCCGACGTAGGGTCTGATCTTGAGAGGTCCCGAATCCCGGGGTCTCTCCGTGTGAGCGTGCGAACCGAGCGGGGTGAGGTAGACATGGCGACCAAGGACACCGGCGGCGGACAGCAGAAGGCCACTCGCTCGACCGAAGAGGTCGAGGAGCAGGCCGCGGAAGCGCAGTCCGACCTCAAGGAGCGGCAGGAGAAGCTCTCCGACGACGTCGACTCGGTTCTTGACGAGATTGACGATGTACTCGAGGAGAATGCTGAGGACTTCGTGCGGTCGTTCGTTCAGAAGGGTGGCCAGTAGGCCCCTTTTGCCTTCGATTCGAAGGTCTGACTGCCTTAGTGATCATCAGACGGGTATGGTCCGAGGCGCACTGTCCGGCTGCCGCGCAGCCATGGGGCGGTACAAGGATCGGCCGGACGTCATGAGGCGTGCAGCCGCTTACGTGGAAGGAAACCTGTGGAACCCAACACTCGTAGCACAGGGCGTCTACCGGCAGCCTTCCTGACGCCGGGGTCGTCGTCCTTCATGGACTTCCTGGGTGCGCACGCGCCCGAGATGCTGCCGGGGAACCGGCGGCTGCCCGAGGGGATCGTCGAGGCGCCGCACGGGACGACCATCGTCGCCGTGACCTTCCCCGGCGGGGTCGTGCTCGCCGGTGACCGGCGGGCGACGATGGGGAACATGATCGCGCAGCGGGACATCGAGAAGGTGTTCCCGGCCGACGAGTACTCCGCGGTCGGCATCGCCGGTACGGCCGGCCTGGCCGTGGAGATGGTCAAGCTGTTCCAGCTGGAGCTGGAGCACTTCGAGAAGGTCGAGGGGGCGACTCTGTCGCTCGAGGGCAAGGCCAACCGGCTCTCGACCATGATCCGGAGCAATCTGGGCATGGCCATGCAGGGGCTCGCCGTCGTGCCGCTGTTCGCGGGCTACGACGAGGCCAAGGAGAAGGGCCGGATCTTCTCCTACGACGTGACCGGCGGCCGCTCCGAGGAGCACGGCTACGCCGCCACCGGTTCCGGTTCGATCTTCGCCCGGGGTTCGATGAAGAAGCTGTACCGCCCCGACCTGTCGGAGGAGCAGGCCACCACGCTGGTCGTGCAGGCGCTGTACGACGCCGCCGACGACGACTCGGCGACCGGCGGGCCGGACCTGTACCGCCACATCTACCCCATCGTCACCGTCATCACCGACGAGGGCTTCCGCAGGCTGGACGAGGACGAGTCGCAGGAGCTCGCCCGCAAGGTGACGGACCGTCGGCTCCAGGAGCCCGACGGACCGCGCGCCGCCCTGCTCTGACCATCCTCGTCTCGCGCCCAGGCGCCCAGAAGAAAGGGACGGATAACCGGTGTCGACTCCGTTCTATGTGTCACCCCAGCAGGCCATGGCCGACCGGGCGGAATACGCCCGGAAGGGCATCGCCCGCGGCCGCAGCCTCGTCGTGCTGCAGTACGCCGACGGCATCGTGTTCGTCGGCGAGAACCCGTCCCGTGCGCTGCACAAGTTCAGCGAGATCTACGACCGGATCGGCTTCGCGGCCGCCGGCAAGTACAACGAGTACGAGAACCTGCGGATCGGCGGCGTGCGCTACGCCGATCTGCGCGGGTACACCTACGACCGTGACGACGTGACGGCGCGCGGTCTGGCCAACGTGTACGCGCAGACGCTCGGCACGATCTTCTCCTCGGCCGGCGAGAAGCCGTACGAGGTGGAGCTGGTCGTGGCCGAGGTCGGTGCGACGGCCGCGGGTGACCAGATCTACCGGCTGCCGCACGACGGCTCGATCGTGGACGAGCACGGTTCGGTCGCGGTCGGCGGGAACGCCGAGCAGATCAGCACCTACCTGGACCAGCGGCA contains these protein-coding regions:
- a CDS encoding ferredoxin, which produces MTVQQEAPTGGSDGAGEPLEVWIDQDLCTGDGICVQYAPEVFELDIDGLAYVKSADDELLQEAGATTPVPLVLLQDVVDSAKECPGDCIHVRRVSDRVEVYGPDAE
- a CDS encoding endonuclease domain-containing protein, which produces MLRTSCGRSFRRVASRPLLPSIRRSDCLSDHQTGMVRGALSGCRAAMGRYKDRPDVMRRAAAYVEGNLWNPTLVAQGVYRQPS
- a CDS encoding tRNA (adenine-N1)-methyltransferase, with translation MSEPTGAARRRGPFEVGDQVQLTDPKGRHYTFTLEAGKNFHTHKGSFPHDELIGAPEGSVVRTTGNVAYLALRPLLPDYVLSMPRGAAVVYPKDAGQILAFADIFPGARVVEAGVGSGSLSSFLLRAIGDQGMLHSYERRADFAEIATANVERYFGGPHPAWQLTVGDLQDNLSDTDVDRVILDMLAPWECLEAVSKALVPGGILCCYVATTTQLSRTVESIREFGCYAEPQPWESMIRNWHVEGLAVRPDHRMIGHTGFLVTARRLADGVEPPMRRRRPSKGAYGEDYEGPGSDRSA
- a CDS encoding ubiquitin-like protein Pup; this translates as MATKDTGGGQQKATRSTEEVEEQAAEAQSDLKERQEKLSDDVDSVLDEIDDVLEENAEDFVRSFVQKGGQ
- a CDS encoding ABC transporter substrate-binding protein, with amino-acid sequence MKRRNQWLAAPLGAATAAALLSGCGSQDGSAAGNGKGVVMGISDKVKSVDPASGYDPGSWLLFNNVFQSLLTFPKGGTTPEPDAAQACNFEGGDSKVYKCTLRSGLKFSNGNSLTSKDVKFSFERTLKINDANGPAVMLSSIASIEAPDEKTVVFRLKSSDATFPSKIASGAGAIVDHKEYPADKLRTDNKAVGSGVYKLDAFSEKSANFSVNDSYSGKAKAKNTGVTLKFFNGDQAGLKTVLESGDVDFAFRGLAAKDIAGLAATKTGDNKVDVVQGTGAEVEHMVFNVNDPVVGKLPVRKAIAYLVDREALVKDVYAGTAAPLYSIVPAGIAGHTTPYFDRYGGSPQLEKAKAVLKAANITGKIKLTLWSTPSRYGPSTDHQFQVIAKQLNDSGLFDADVKSVEFEQYEKDIDAGKYGVYVKGWVPDYPDADNFTQPFFGPDNVLRNNYDNKEISGTIIPATSTKSDRTAANTDYTRLQDIVADELPILPLWQSKQYAVARQNVTGLQWSLDASTVFRFWEISKG
- a CDS encoding response regulator, which gives rise to MAIRVLLVDDQPLLRTGFRMILEAEGDLVVVGEAGDGLQALEQVRALQPDVVLMDIRMPRMDGVEATRQITGPERNGPAKVLVLTTFDLDEYVVEALRAGASGFLLKDAPATELVQAIRVVAAGEAMLAPSITRRLLDKYAGHLPSGEQGLPDTLGTLTEREVEVLRLVARGLSNAEIAADLFVSETTVKTHVGHVLTKLGLRDRVQAAVYAYESGLVRPGAQ
- a CDS encoding RecB family exonuclease, with protein sequence MTTTPGAGSADASTGVSRPTSLSPSRAGDFMQCPLLYRFRVIDRLPEKPSAAATRGTLVHAVLERLFDHPAHERTVPRAKELLPGQWERLLEAKPELADLFPEGDEGAGLARWLSEAEALVERWFTLEDPTRLEPVEREFFVEAELESGLRLRGIIDRVDVAATGEVRIVDYKTGKAPRPEYAEGALFQMKFYALVVWRLRQVVPRRLQLVYLGSGDVLTYDPVPADLERVERKLHALWEAIREATETGDWRPRPTKLCGWCDHRSVCPEFGGTPPVYPLVVRPRDGADRPAGS
- the arc gene encoding proteasome ATPase encodes the protein MAAHDDDINRGIRPGRGSEDPAGQVAYLEQEIAVLRRKLADSPRHTRILEERIVELQTNLAGVSAQNERLANTLREARDQIVALKEEVDRLAQPPAGFGVFLQANEDGTVDIFTGGRKLRVNVSPSVDPEDLRRGQEVMLNEALNVVEAMEFERAGDIVTLKEILEDGERALVVGHTDEERVVRLAEPLLDITIRPGDALLLEPRSGYVYEVVPKSEVEDLVLEEVPDIDYDKIGGLGDQIELIRDAVELPYLYPDLFKEHELRPPKGILLYGPPGCGKTLIAKAVANSLAKKVAEVTGQAAGKSYFLNIKGPELLNKYVGETERHIRLVFQRAREKASEGTPVIVFFDEMESLFRTRGSGVSSDVENTIVPQLLAEIDGVEGLENVIVIGASNREDMIDPAILRPGRLDVKIKIERPDAEAAKDIFAKYLKASLPLHTDDLSEHSGSPQVAVHSMIQTVVEQMYAESEENRFLEVTYANGDKEVLYFKDFNSGAMIQNIVDRAKKMAIKAFLEHNQKGLRVSHLLQACVDEFKENEDLPNTTNPDDWARISGKKGERIVFIRTLVTGKQGADTGRSIDTVANTGQYL
- a CDS encoding site-2 protease family protein, with the protein product MADTDESGERRSKRSDPGGGILMGRPFGVPVYVSPSWFLVAALITWVFGDQLDRVLPDLGPARYLVSLFFAVAFYASVLVHELAHTIAALRYKLPVRRIQLQFFGGVSEIEKESETPGREFVLAFVGPLLSLALAGAFYLGMKAVHPATVPGVLLAGLMISNLLVAAFNLLPGLPLDGGRMLRAVIWGITGKPMTGTVAAAWVGRALAVTVLIGLPLLTQTGVLGNPTREIGGMDTVMDALLAAILAAIIWTGAGNSLRMARLREHLPELRARALTRRAIPVQTATPLSEALRRANEAGARALVVVDGQGDPTAIVRETAIASVPEHRRPWVAVSTLAQDLTDGMKVSADLTGEELLDHLRATPATEYLVLEPTGEIYGVLSTLDVEKAFVKAMARPQS
- the dop gene encoding depupylase/deamidase Dop yields the protein MTVRRVMGIETEYGISVPGHPNANAMLTSSQIVNAYAAAMHRARRARWDFEEENPLRDARGFDLAREAADSSQLTDEDIGLANVILTNGARLYVDHAHPEYSSPEVTNPLDAVLWDKAGERIMAEAAERAAQLPGAQPIHLYKNNTDNKGASYGTHENYLMKRETPFSDIVRHLTPFFVSRQVVTGAGRIGIGQDGREHGFQISQRADYFEVEVGLETTLKRPIINTRDEPHSDAEKYRRLHVIIGDANLSEISTYLKLGTTALVLSMIEDGFINVDLAVDQPVRTLHQVSHDPSLQHLITLRSGRTLTAVQLQMEYFELARKYVDERFGTDADEQTKDVLGRWEDVLGRLETDPMSLAGELDWIAKREILEGYRRRDGLDWDAARLHLVDLQYSDVRPEKGLYNRLAARGKMKRLLDEPAVERAESKPPEDTRAYFRGRCLEQYADDVAAASWDSVIFDLPGRDSLQRVPTLEPLRGTRNHVKELLDRCRTAEDLVRVLSGQ